In one window of Duganella dendranthematis DNA:
- a CDS encoding response regulator, with product MDPISILIADDHPLILAGLASLLATMPEFRVVAQATDGLEAVALYRQHRPDVVIMDLSMPRLNGVEAIEQIRAEDSSASIVILTTYQGDEDVFRGLRAGAKAYLLKDGDSRQLVDCLRAVASGQQFLPAEVASKLAERKATSQLSRRELDILAHLATGKSNKMIARSADIEVGTVKFHVNNILAKLNVASRTEAATVAARRGLLSVF from the coding sequence ATGGACCCCATCTCGATCCTGATCGCGGATGATCACCCGCTGATCCTTGCCGGCCTGGCGTCGCTGCTGGCGACAATGCCGGAATTCCGCGTGGTGGCGCAGGCCACCGACGGCCTGGAGGCTGTGGCGCTGTACCGCCAGCACCGGCCGGACGTAGTCATCATGGACCTCAGCATGCCGCGCCTGAACGGCGTCGAAGCCATCGAGCAGATCCGCGCCGAGGACAGCAGCGCCAGCATCGTCATCCTCACCACCTACCAGGGCGACGAAGACGTGTTCCGCGGCCTGCGCGCCGGCGCCAAGGCCTATCTGCTGAAGGACGGTGACTCGCGGCAACTGGTCGACTGCCTGCGCGCCGTGGCCAGCGGCCAGCAATTCCTGCCGGCCGAAGTGGCCAGCAAGCTGGCCGAGCGCAAAGCCACCAGCCAGCTGTCGCGGCGCGAACTGGACATCCTCGCCCACCTCGCCACCGGCAAGAGCAACAAGATGATTGCGCGCAGCGCCGACATCGAGGTCGGCACCGTCAAATTCCACGTCAATAATATTCTGGCCAAACTCAACGTAGCCAGCCGCACCGAAGCCGCCACAGTGGCGGCCCGGCGCGGCTTGCTCAGCGTCTTCTAG
- a CDS encoding sensor histidine kinase, with the protein MASIKPTPDLRPARINALGEFAASIAHEVKQPLAAVTLNAQACLHWLEQDPPRVDQARTALRVVLEASTAASAMLRSLHGMACQAAPQRQPLVVNDVVRDVLQLLRGELRQQCITVTESYAPDYQLRADRVQLMQVLMNLILNAIEAARDLHDRARTLALHTSLADDGLRISVADNGVGIAPALAERIFDPLFSTKPGGTGMGLAICRTIVQSHGGRIWSEPGQPHGTVFHLSFKEYTLWTPSRS; encoded by the coding sequence ATGGCCAGCATCAAGCCCACTCCCGATCTGCGACCGGCGCGCATCAATGCGCTGGGCGAATTCGCCGCTTCCATCGCGCATGAAGTCAAGCAGCCGCTGGCGGCGGTGACGCTCAACGCCCAAGCCTGCCTGCACTGGCTGGAGCAGGATCCGCCACGGGTGGACCAGGCGCGCACCGCCTTGCGCGTGGTGCTGGAGGCCAGCACCGCCGCGTCGGCGATGTTGCGCAGCCTGCACGGCATGGCCTGCCAGGCTGCGCCGCAGCGCCAGCCGCTGGTGGTCAACGATGTGGTGCGCGACGTGCTGCAACTGCTGCGCGGCGAACTGCGCCAGCAATGCATCACGGTCACCGAAAGCTATGCGCCCGACTACCAGCTGCGCGCCGACCGCGTGCAGCTGATGCAGGTGCTGATGAATCTGATCCTGAATGCGATCGAGGCGGCGCGCGACCTGCACGACCGTGCGCGCACGCTGGCGCTGCACACTTCGCTTGCCGATGACGGCCTGCGTATCAGCGTCGCCGATAACGGCGTCGGCATTGCGCCGGCGCTGGCCGAACGCATTTTCGATCCGCTGTTTTCCACCAAGCCCGGCGGCACCGGCATGGGACTGGCGATCTGCCGCACTATCGTCCAGTCGCACGGCGGCCGCATCTGGAGTGAACCCGGACAACCGCACGGCACCGTTTTTCACCTAAGTTTCAAGGAGTACACCTTATGGACCCCATCTCGATCCTGA